GGAGGGATTCATCAAGTCGTTTGACAGTTTCTGCGTGCTGGTTGACAGCAGTGGTGACATCCTGCTTTACAAGCACGCGATTTCCTCCATCACTTCGAGTGACGGCAGTTTCCGCCTGCACGGCGGCCGGGACTGATTTTCATCCCAAAGTCAGACCGATAACAGGTCCCCGTTGACAACCCCGGGTTGTTACGGGGGCCTGTTGTCTTTTGGTCTGCCGCTGGTCGTTATGATCGATGGGTTCGATGCTTGAGATTATCGCCGTACACCCGGAATCTGTCGGCCGGGAACTGGACATCGAAGCGGGAGATTTTCTCCTTGAGGTGAACGGGCATGCAATCCGCGATCTCATTGACGCCCGTTTTTACCTGGCGGATTCCCCGTTGCTGCTGCAGATCGAGAAGGCCGACGGTGACCTCTGGGAACTGGAAATCGAACTCGGGGTCGAGGATGACCTGGGACTGGAGTTCGCCCACCCGGAGCCGAGCCGTTGCGGAAACAACTGTCAATTCTGCTACGTTCATCAACTCCCGCGCGGGTTGCGTTCGACCCTCTATATCAAGGACGAGGATTATCGTTTCTCCTTCCTCTACGGGGCTTATGTGACCCTGGCCAACCTGGCCGAGTCGGATCTGCGGCGCATTCTTGAACAGCGACTCTCGCCATTGTATGTTTCGGTACATGCCGTGACGCCGGAGATTCGCAACCGTCTGCTCGGCAAACAGGCGCCGCCGGTTCTGCCGTTATTGAAAAAACTGGTCAGCGGCGGGATCACCCTGCATACCCAGATCGTACTCTGTCCCGGCATCAATGATGGCGCCGTGCTTCAGGAGAGCATCTCCGCGCTGGCCGACCTGCGCCCCGGGATCGCATCGCTGGCTGTGGTGCCGGTCGGCCTGACCGGTCATCGTCAGGCATTGCCGACATTGCGCACGCCCTCTCGTGTCGAAGCGGAAAGGGTGCTTGATTTGATTGAGGATCGGCAGCGGCAGTTCCGAACTGACGGCGGACGCTTCGTCTTTGCCGCCGATGAATTCTATCTCAAGGCGCAGCGGCCGCTGCCGTCGGCTGAACACTATGAAGGTTTTCCCCAACTGGAGAACGGCATCGGCCTGATAGCCGTTTTCCGTCAGGGGACGAAAGCCGCGCTGCGGGACGCGGCCGGGTTGCCGCCGTTTCGCCTGACGACAATTACCGGACATTCCTTTCACTCCGAACTGCAGGCGTTCGCTGATCAGCTCGCCGCCTGTTCGGAGGTCGAACTGCAGGTGCTGGCCGTGCCCAGTCGTTTGTTCGGTGGTGAAATCAGTGTCGCCGGGCTGATCTGTGGTGAGGATATCCTTTCCCATCTGCGGGGCGTCGACCTCGGGGCCGGACTGCTGTTGCCCGATATCGTGCTGCGTGACGGCAGCGAGCAGTTGCTGGATGACCTGAGTCCGGCGGAGCTGTCCGTCCGGCTCGGTTGCCCCGTCACGGTGATCGACTCAACCGCGCCCGGCCTGGTGGCCGGC
The genomic region above belongs to Geothermobacter hydrogeniphilus and contains:
- the hfq gene encoding RNA chaperone Hfq; the encoded protein is MPKTPFNIQDQYLNQARKERVRVAITMMSGEKLEGFIKSFDSFCVLVDSSGDILLYKHAISSITSSDGSFRLHGGRD
- a CDS encoding DUF512 domain-containing protein, coding for MLEIIAVHPESVGRELDIEAGDFLLEVNGHAIRDLIDARFYLADSPLLLQIEKADGDLWELEIELGVEDDLGLEFAHPEPSRCGNNCQFCYVHQLPRGLRSTLYIKDEDYRFSFLYGAYVTLANLAESDLRRILEQRLSPLYVSVHAVTPEIRNRLLGKQAPPVLPLLKKLVSGGITLHTQIVLCPGINDGAVLQESISALADLRPGIASLAVVPVGLTGHRQALPTLRTPSRVEAERVLDLIEDRQRQFRTDGGRFVFAADEFYLKAQRPLPSAEHYEGFPQLENGIGLIAVFRQGTKAALRDAAGLPPFRLTTITGHSFHSELQAFADQLAACSEVELQVLAVPSRLFGGEISVAGLICGEDILSHLRGVDLGAGLLLPDIVLRDGSEQLLDDLSPAELSVRLGCPVTVIDSTAPGLVAGIRSFLSGENL